The DNA sequence GTACGCAGCATTCATGGAAAATACATGTACTGAGAAATAATGGAAGCAGGGTCACAGTTAGGATGTGCTAAGCACAACTGCATTTATACTGGTATATCgagatatacagtacgtatTTTTGTCAGATCCAGGTAAAAATAAAGTTCagataaaactgaatctgcTGGGTTTTGTTCGTAGTGATTCTTTTCCTTCCTCCAATCACGGCCGAAGTAAAGAATCGTCTGTTTTGGATTTAGACAGCAGAAGCCACAGCGAGACAGTGCACGACAAGAGGCAATTCTGCGCAGATATGGAGTAAGCTGTGGATTCTGGGAAAGGTTAGCCTGCTTGTATATTGTGGATATTCTGGAATAATCCTATCGAAGCCACACACTTTCTTCTCACCAGTCATGCCTTTTcaactgctactgtacatacagtctCAGCAAAGTGTTAATGGTCTTAAGCAGCCATGAAATCAGTTTGAAGATTAAAACGGAATGGTGATGTGCAAAATGTAATGACAACTCAACAATACTCTTAGTTTTCCCAACTGTACCATTTAATCAAATATATTCTATGTTCCAAACATACATATAAtagcattatttaaaaaaggtgcaaaaataataatacaacttATTAGATGtcatctttacacttttcagacACCCTTGTTGATCAGCGCGGCATGTTGATTCACCCCAACTTCCTCAAAATACCCGATGGACCTCTTCTCACTCTGTTTTTGTGTCCTTGAAGTTCCAGAGGAGTGCCAGAGGTACAACGAAGAAGGCAGAGCTCACGATGAAACAGGTTTGTGCCCCAGCCAGCCAATACACTGCAAGTTCAACAAAGTGGGAAAAAAGATCATGGAGTTTCGCCTTGTGCAGATAAATGATGACGGAAAAATCTGGCAGCATAAATCAATATTGGATGATTTTCCAATAAACAAGACTGTCAAAACTATCCTTGATAGAAGACACTGCCTTCTAAATTTCCGGTTTTATGTCTGTATATCATTATTTTCAGTTAAAACAGTTACAATTCCCAtgagcatttcttttttcatattgatttattttgattGGCTCACCACTAGCCAAAGAGAAACAACTAACATCAGTCTAAGCTAGGGTGAAAtctaaaatgaaattcaatataGTACATCCATGCTAGTTCATAAGAACAGTGAATGACTTACCTGAAGATGCTACAATAGGACCCAGAACTCTTGCAAGAGCCCCAAGGCTGCGTAGGATCCCCATCACTGTGCCCTTCTGACTGGCTGAGCCTGGAGACAAAGCAATTGATTTTATGCAGTATGAGCAGAATTGGAGTTTGTTAGAAGTTCGGCTGGAGCAGACTTCTTAttgttaactgtaaaataaaaagattgtATTCCGACCAGAACATCTTGcagagtatttatttttttgtgttaataTACATTCAGTGCTGATTAACTAGTGGAGATAATTGAAAAGACATAATAGAACAGAATGTAACcacttaaaatatacaaattattacaaatgagaggagcaaTTCAAGCTATCATGTTCACTTTgttgttagtagctaattgatctcatccagccatttacTGATAATAGGGAGGGTTTCCTCAACACTGCTGGCTAGATTGTTCCCAATTCTAAAAAGACTTAAGCGTCTTAACTTGAGTCATTCTGTTCAGGACTGAAAATATGCATGGCTTTTCATGCAGATTTATTGTGGTTGCATTTTATCAAGTCTCGGGGTCAGCACTGTACTAGAAcaaattcaaggtgctttatattTTATGACCTTAAGTAAGAACACTTGACTTGATCatctttattacattattatggatTTTATGATTATTTGTAGAGTTTAATATACTAATTTGCTATTTTACTGTAACACTGTTTCACTACATTTTCTCAgattttaaaagtgaatagtGGCAAGGAGACAAAATAACCACTTAATAAGTAATTGTATCTAGACCTCTGAAAATAGTCCAATGTTTATGCATTTctaacacaaagcaaaacaagtgAAAGCCACTGTGGCTGAATACTCCCTCACCAGCCAGCTGGAGACATTATCATGGAAAATGAATTTTATGATCTTGAGAAGTGACCTGGATCAAGTGGAGGTCCTCGGCCACGAGGGTTTTTATAAGTTTCtttaactatttttaatatccatttgaaaaaacttttttttctccaacaGATCTAAGCATTGGAGTGATATCCGGCAGAGGATAACAGTAACCCAGTATTACTGGATGGACAAACAACTCAGCGTCTTTTTTCTCAGCGCAAGCCGTGTTTCCTTCAGGGGCCAGGTATGTTGCTGTGTGAgagtaacagcacacatctATAATAGTCTATATAGAAATTCTTCTACTTAGGAAATGAAATGTCCGTGTTGGTGTGTCACTGATCCTGTAATCTCGTCCTAATATCTGCTGACCTTCAAAAGCAGCTACATCTAATGTGATGGAGGTATAGTggaagaaaacatttgtttcacTTACCATAGGCAGAAACCAGGGTTGACAGGCAAGGCACAACTACAGCAGCAGCTGCAATCAAATATATTCATCACCCATTAATTATTGGAACTCACTCTGTGATCCTtggtaaagttttaaaaatacaaattattctGATATTGAAAATGAGACATATAGattcatttgaaaaagaaatggcttcagcaagtcttaaaaaataaatttctgttGAAACCATCCTAAATAcctaaagatggaaaaaaatcaatctggTTACATGTACAACAAGTGTGCTGTATAATAATTTTAAGGGGGGCCCCACTTGGAGTTGCTAAATTTCTtatgaaagaaaaggaaaagtaaattcaataaaatctatattttaaacatttaaaattctcTTTAAAGTATGACCTTTGTAACATTAGGCTATGCAATTATGTCTAGTACATACTGAGAGATAGCACAGAGCTTTAATGAATACTGCATGTAATAAGCAGTAATAACTGTATAACCAGCCCTTATTAGCAGCAAACATAAATTAGCTTTATTTTCTAAAGATGCAGCCTGGTAGTGTATTTTTGGGAGTGAAATATTATCATAAGCTATTATCAGTGGCAGAGCAATGCAGTCTTTTTAGTTGCGGTGAATTGTTAAACAcattaaattataataatatatttaacaaAGGTACAAATCTCCAAAGTAAAAGATGCTAAATACAGTGAAATTATCAGTAATTAATTTGCTGCCTCACTGCCTAATATCTGAGAGAGAGAAGAATAGAGATTACTTCATCAATGTCTGATGTTCCTTCAAGCATTAGTGCATTACAGTTAATGCCAGACTTTCTGTACTGTCTCTGTATTCTCCCTCTTCTACAGCCACCCTCTTCATTCTCTACCCTTTTCTGCTCAAGACTTGTTTAGACAACCTGTTAGACACCTGTGATCTCTCAGCTCTCAATCGCATCTTTCAATAACTCTTACACTATATTTTGCCATGTTTCCTAATCCTTCAGTCTGGTAATCCAAATTACTAATTGATCTCACTGTAAACAaggaatacagtacatagctcCAGGGTGTTACATTACTACTCTGCATACTGCAAAGGAAAATGTAGATGCTAATTCTatactgaaaagcaaaaaataaaaaataaacgtgAGGTCGACGTTTGTAAGCACACACAGCTCTGAAGCCaaattgttttccttctttctaTGTTGAGAGTGGAACAAGCCTCatcttgttccttttcagctcACATGCAGACACAACATTTCATCTCAAACCTACAGTTTAtctctgtgtgtttttattctgcTTCATTTAATTTGTGCAGCACTGGACTTTCTCTTTTAGTTTGAACTAGCCTCATTATTATGATTTAGCATATTGTGCTTAGACTCAAATGGTAAATGTCTTAACTGTAGGCCTTAACCTCTGTTTCTAGCCATCTTGTTTGTGCGTTGAGACACTCATGAAGCTCCTTTTTTGAGAAGTTACAGAATTCTGAGGCTTACCAAAGGAGTACAGCAACAGTCCAACATACAGCATCGATACACTCCAAGCCAAGCCAATAAGAATGAAAGCAGGGATCAAAATTATTATTGCCTGAAAAGAAGCATTGAACACAGAAATTCATCACTGAATCATCAATATTTCTCAATGAGAAAAATGTCCTGGTACACAATCCCATGAACTCAATTATTTAACATATTACAGACATggatctaaaataaaaacaatatttattctgatttttcaACTAGCCTGGCATAACTATAACTGAATCTTCACAAGCTTATAAATGTTCTGGGTTTAAAGCCAAAACAGAGCTATTGCTTCGCCAGGGCCATTATAAAATGTAGATTTGCAGCTCAATTAGTCTTCATTCAGGAAAGCTGCTAGTCAAAATTGAATGGCTGGCCCTAGTATCTTGGTTACAGGAAAAAGGAATGGTATTTAGTCCGAGTACAGCAGGTTcccagatttaaaaatattatttgcttAAAACAGGGAAAAATATGATACAGTTGTAGTAATTCACATAAAAAATTCTGAATCCAACTCATTACTACCACTTATTAAGCTATATAGTGATATGAATCTGGGAAGAGGGGTACTTATGACCCACACTTTGGAATTGATTCAATTCATGATTCAAAGAGTACAGCCCCAAAACACTCTGCGAGCAAAGTCAAATAACAGCTTACTTTATCCTGGAAATGGAAAAGGATGTTTCAGCCCAGACTGAAGCATCCCACAGTGTGGCAAGATATACTGATTCAACCCTAATGAGTTTTTTCATAAGTTAGGAATTCATGTCAAAAAAAGAGATCATGTCACAAAACAAGATTTCCTAAATTGCAGCGTTCAACTGGCTGAGTGCCACCCAGAGTAGGCTGAGACTAGTTGGTCTGCTGTGACGTGATGGCAGGGGCGGGTCAGGGGATTCTGTCCTCATTCTCCTGTGTGCGTTCATGGGGTTTGAAGTTTTGAGCCAAACCTTAAAATATTGTCTATACTTGTCACAATTATCTATACCCTACAACCCAAATAATTTGCGATTCTTTTTTTAGTAAAAGAACAAATGATTTCCAATGACTTGTGAACAGAAATTTCTTTTACAACCCCCTCCCCCGGAAATATCTCCCTGAAATGAAAACCTTTTCACATCTCTATTATACAACTTGTTCCTTTCGacaagcatgtactgtatcgtaaaaaaaacaatggttcTGGTTTACTCAATGCAATATGTTTTAATAACTGTCTCTTACAACTCTCTccgcactttttttttctttcatcacATCCTGCATGATCTGTATATTTACCATTCTGGTCGTTCTGATATGTTTCCCTGGTTTAATCCTCCGAGCATACCCTCCCTGAATTAACGCCATGGCAATGCCGACAAAGAAGAACATCTTCCCCTGCTGCATGCTGTAAGACAAGGACACTCCTCTGCCTTAACATGAAAGAACAGCATTTCTGTCAGCATAGTGCCTACACTTTAAATACAAAGCAAAGATCCAGTGAGACAACGGTAATTATTTATGACTCAACAAGATTAGatattaaatttgatttttttttaccagactACAGAACTGCCTTGGTCAGGTTATAGCAAAGTAAAAGAagacaataacaaaacaaaagctggCAAGACAGCTGTTGGTTTTCAATAGCTGCTAAGCCACCTGAAGCACCCAATACTTAATTTCCTTTCTAATGTTAGAATTCACAGCCCACTTGATTTAGAGATGTCTTAACCATGCACCATCCATAGTGTTATCAGTCTATGAGCCTCTAGATTTAAAGAGTTTCAAATAGACTAGAAAGGAAATTTATTAAAGGGATCTTAAATTATAAATCCTACTTCTTTAGATCTCTGCTAATAATAAGTCTAATAATTTTCCTTAATAAACCACCCATGTTATTAATTACCAGGACAGCTCAGACTGTAAGGAAATTAGGACCTTTGGTGCACAGCTGGACACTTACATACCTAGTGAACTGAAAGCGCTGATGAGTCAGAAAGCTCAATGTGTActccagtccagagaagagaaaCAAGTAGGAGAAGTAGACAAAGCCCAGGACTTTAAGGTTCTGTATACcttaaaggaagaaaaacagcACAGTAAAAGGAAAATTCCACTATTTATAAAGATAAGAGATTAACAAGGGGACTAGTGATACAAGATACACTGTATAATGTTCACTCTttgtgaacaaaatgtttttatttttgacgTACCAGAATTCTCCTGCACAGAGAATATATTTAGAATGTTAAAagacttttcttttattttatttttattaaacaactttatttcatgttCCTTCTTGCACATTATATAGAAAAGCGTTTAGAAAAAAGAGGAGGTTCTTTGGGCTCATCTTGATTATTCGGTTTCTAATAGCTaatcaaaacagattttttttcccattctttAAGGACCCAGAGTAATGCCGTCAGCAGGACCAGGTAATTTGTTCAGGAAACTCAAGCCTTTTGTGCAATGAAGTCCCTTTTACAATGGATACTCACTCTCTTTAGAAGGAGAGTCTTGTCTTCTTGTTACAGCAGTGAACTGAAACAAGGCAAGAGGGCTCAGCAGGTCAGTGGATTCCTGTATCCCTGAAGTCACTGAGGAGACCTGAAGAGAACAAATTGATCCCCATCAGTGGATTTCCCCTTTTGGGAAtaagacaaaaaatatttaagaaaatggaaaaatacaggCAGTAACATCTCCtggtttgttgctttttttggtTTGCTAAAGCATACTTAAAATAATTGTACTAAGGTTTGCTTAGTTATCACAAAGAATCCCAAATATCTTTACATGTCGAAGGAGACCCATTATAGAAAACCAAAAAAGTGTTTCACTAAATGAATTAAGAGGGCACTTTAAGTAAACCAGATTAATCagcctcagtttaacatctcatccaaaggatggtacctcctacatcacattgggGCTTTGATTTAAAAGTTCCCACCAATAAATCCACTGACAACTCTTACAACAACAACCTGGTTTTCACTGGACTCGTATTCAAGTGCTAGTCTGAGATCTGACAAAATCTCATCATCATGTTACTGTTCTGCTTTTCTTAAgcgtagttcactgctttaaagcCGTGAATACAATACTTGACACAATTCATTACCATTTTTTATCAAGTGCCAGCAGAAGATTCTAAAatgtgtcatgtactgtaatccGCAGATTCCTCAGGTAGAATTCAGCATGACTGTCTTACCCTGTTGTTCCTGGAAAGTGTCTCTGGAAGCATGACAAATATGAAGAGTAAATCAGTTGCAGAGAACAAGAGAGCCAGCACTGCAGGACCCTGGTAAAAGATCTCATCCTCTGTGGGTTTCAGGGCAAAATAGGCACCAATCATCGGACCAAAGGTAAAGCCCAGAGAGAAGGCAACACCAATCATAGCCTAAAACAGTGAAGAGCGATACATGTGAAAGTGTGAACCACAGATCTCTGGTTCTACAGAAATTCTAGGTGGGCAGACAGTTCTATTAATGCTGCATTTGTTCTGTCAATGGTCAATTATGTCCCCAAATAATCCCTTTCTAGAACTAGACATCAAGGAAAATTACATTGTcagataataaaaaatactgtagccAAAATTCTATACTTGTTTACAGTCCTGCTCCAAcctcaggaggccatgactttTGAAGTCACCCTTAAATATGAAGTaaaacacttttgttttttaaagaaattacttAGTTCTGAAGTTCTTAGTGAACTGAAGTTCTTCAAGTAATACAACATATAACTAAACATTCACTAAAATCCATTAAAGAAGATCTCCTTTTTGTTTAGAAAAAGGAGCTAGAATGAATTATACAGGGCAGCTAAAATGAACCTAAAGTGaaatctaaaatgaaaatgaaaatacagcTGTCACAGACCCTCTCCTTAACCAAGGTGAATCCAAGGGTCTGCACACAAAAACTGCAATGATCAAGATGTAAAGTCCAAAAGTATTTATCAAATGCTTTTTCAGGTCACAGACAACAAAAAGACAGCACTCAAACAtctcaaaaaacaaaagcttaattgcacccatgtgagaatgtgaaatTCGCGTCCCTTCACCAA is a window from the Lepisosteus oculatus isolate fLepOcu1 chromosome 3, fLepOcu1.hap2, whole genome shotgun sequence genome containing:
- the mfsd10 gene encoding major facilitator superfamily domain-containing protein 10 encodes the protein MSERKQAGGNTMANPEKTNTKAESDSSRVITVVFLALLLDLLGFTLILPLLPSILDHYSQTEDGMYQSLQSIVDFFGASIGVPVERKYNGVLFGGLIGSLFSLLQFLSSPLTGAASDYYGRRPLMMLLTVGLMSSYALWAVSRSFSVFLLSRVVGGVCKGNVSLCTAIVADLTCPKARNRGMAMIGVAFSLGFTFGPMIGAYFALKPTEDEIFYQGPAVLALLFSATDLLFIFVMLPETLSRNNRVSSVTSGIQESTDLLSPLALFQFTAVTRRQDSPSKESIQNLKVLGFVYFSYLFLFSGLEYTLSFLTHQRFQFTSMQQGKMFFFVGIAMALIQGGYARRIKPGKHIRTTRMAIIILIPAFILIGLAWSVSMLYVGLLLYSFAAAVVVPCLSTLVSAYGSASQKGTVMGILRSLGALARVLGPIVASSVYWLAGAQTCFIVSSAFFVVPLALLWNFKDTKTE